The following proteins are encoded in a genomic region of Acidimicrobiales bacterium:
- a CDS encoding HD domain-containing protein: MNDPSSDATSHDLPARARSLALELHAGQVRKGTGTSYVEGHLDPVAHLVRAAGGTDAQVAAAYLHDAAEDAGGRATLDRIAVEVDPHVAELVAALSDSLVDTTDDITKVPWLDRKPAYVAKLADEPDEVLEVSVADKLHNARSFLADYRDAGPETWAKFNEQRAEYQLWYYEALAQLFRRRLPDHPLTVALTACLTDVRDRVRADVPDIDARIEAAFADMAGRG; the protein is encoded by the coding sequence GTGAACGATCCGTCCTCCGACGCCACCAGCCACGATCTCCCGGCTCGGGCCCGCTCCCTCGCCCTGGAGCTGCACGCCGGCCAGGTGCGCAAGGGCACCGGCACCTCCTATGTGGAGGGTCACCTCGACCCCGTGGCCCACCTGGTGCGCGCCGCGGGCGGCACCGACGCCCAGGTCGCCGCCGCGTACCTGCACGACGCCGCCGAGGACGCCGGGGGCCGGGCGACGCTCGATCGGATCGCCGTCGAGGTCGACCCCCACGTGGCCGAACTGGTCGCCGCCTTGTCCGACAGCCTCGTGGACACCACCGACGACATCACGAAGGTGCCGTGGCTGGACCGCAAGCCCGCCTATGTCGCCAAGCTGGCCGACGAGCCGGACGAGGTGCTCGAGGTCTCCGTGGCCGACAAGCTCCACAACGCCCGGTCGTTCCTGGCCGACTACCGCGACGCCGGCCCCGAGACCTGGGCCAAGTTCAACGAGCAGCGGGCCGAGTACCAGCTCTGGTACTACGAGGCGCTGGCCCAGCTGTTCCGCCGGCGCCTGCCCGACCACCCGCTCACCGTGGCCCTGACCGCCTGCCTGACCGACGTGCGCGACCGGGTGCGGGCCGACGTCCCCGACATCGACGCCCGGATCGAGGCCGCGTTCGCCGACATGGCGGGCCGAGGCTGA
- a CDS encoding molybdopterin-dependent oxidoreductase, whose amino-acid sequence MALPTQTSATTVRTACPLDCPDGCSLDVTVEADRITAIDAVPVGEAANALTDGWICRKVRRMTQRVHGPQRLTTPLARTGPKGAGEFAPISWDDALDRIATAIATAIAEDGPASVVPYLYNSSAAVLASAGLTPLLFEALGTAEVDETICAATASEAWRLVLGSMPSGDPLDVAHSDLVVIWGANPTVSNSHLATLLEQRRRAGARIVVVDPRRTPLAGKAHRHLALLPGTDVVLALALSAELERLGGVDTAFVAAHVEGADEYLAACRAWSVDRAAEVCGIPAADITGLARDIAQAERPLLRVGWGMERNRNGGSAHRAALSLWALAGAFGRPGTGVVGSTSPKESATGGVRDAVLGKGFAGPDRRVVNMNRLGAVLAGEGGPVRVLFVQGSNPAATCPNQESVLDGLARDDLFTVVHDQVLTDTARFADVVLPATTHFEADDLVAGYGNYVVQDAPAVIPPVGESRTNNELAHGLAVRLGLEDDAFDPAPARLRDVLLSGLPLPLRLQAEGFVQFADVWPAHADGGAPTARLVATDAEVAAGADRLPTYRDNDAVGGPLTLLTPATNRTITSMFAEYDPPDPAVRIHPDDAAARGLAAGDAVVVTNGRHEVHVPLAIGSDVRPGVAVMPKGLWCTATPEGWTANVFAPDSLSDLAGGARFNDARVEVRRA is encoded by the coding sequence ATGGCCCTCCCGACCCAGACCTCGGCCACGACGGTGCGCACGGCGTGCCCGCTCGACTGCCCCGACGGGTGCTCACTCGACGTCACCGTCGAGGCGGACCGCATCACCGCCATCGACGCGGTTCCCGTCGGTGAGGCGGCCAACGCCCTGACCGACGGCTGGATCTGCCGCAAGGTCCGGCGCATGACCCAGCGGGTCCACGGGCCGCAGCGACTCACCACGCCGCTCGCCCGCACCGGCCCCAAGGGCGCCGGCGAGTTCGCCCCGATCTCCTGGGACGACGCCCTGGACCGCATCGCGACGGCCATCGCGACGGCCATCGCCGAGGACGGCCCCGCATCAGTGGTGCCCTACCTCTACAACTCCTCGGCGGCCGTGTTGGCGTCGGCCGGGTTGACCCCGCTGCTCTTCGAGGCCCTCGGTACGGCCGAGGTGGACGAGACGATCTGCGCGGCCACCGCCTCCGAGGCCTGGCGCCTCGTGCTCGGCTCGATGCCCAGCGGCGACCCCCTCGACGTGGCCCACAGCGACCTCGTGGTCATCTGGGGCGCCAACCCCACGGTGTCGAACTCGCACCTCGCCACCCTCCTCGAGCAGCGCCGGCGCGCCGGCGCCCGGATCGTCGTGGTCGACCCGCGGCGCACCCCGCTGGCGGGCAAGGCCCATCGTCACCTCGCCCTCCTCCCGGGTACCGACGTGGTCCTCGCGCTCGCCCTCTCGGCCGAGCTCGAGCGCCTCGGCGGCGTCGACACTGCCTTCGTGGCCGCCCACGTCGAGGGGGCCGACGAGTACCTCGCCGCCTGCCGAGCCTGGTCGGTCGACCGTGCCGCCGAGGTGTGCGGCATCCCCGCGGCCGACATCACCGGACTCGCCCGCGACATCGCCCAGGCCGAGCGCCCGCTGCTGCGGGTGGGCTGGGGGATGGAGCGCAACCGCAACGGCGGCAGCGCCCACCGGGCGGCGCTGTCGCTGTGGGCCCTCGCCGGGGCCTTCGGCCGACCCGGCACCGGCGTGGTGGGCTCGACGAGCCCGAAGGAGAGCGCCACCGGCGGGGTCCGCGACGCGGTGCTCGGCAAGGGCTTCGCCGGTCCCGATCGCCGGGTCGTCAACATGAACCGACTCGGCGCCGTCCTCGCGGGCGAGGGTGGGCCCGTTCGGGTGCTCTTCGTCCAGGGGTCGAACCCCGCCGCCACCTGCCCCAACCAGGAGTCGGTGCTCGACGGCCTGGCCCGCGACGACCTGTTCACCGTGGTCCACGACCAGGTCCTCACCGACACCGCCCGGTTCGCCGACGTGGTGTTGCCGGCCACCACCCACTTCGAGGCCGACGACCTCGTGGCGGGCTACGGCAACTACGTCGTCCAGGACGCCCCCGCGGTCATCCCCCCGGTGGGCGAGAGCCGCACGAACAACGAGCTCGCCCACGGCCTCGCCGTGCGTCTGGGGCTGGAGGACGACGCCTTCGACCCCGCCCCGGCGCGCCTCCGGGACGTCCTCCTGTCCGGACTGCCCCTGCCGCTGCGCCTCCAGGCCGAGGGGTTCGTCCAGTTCGCCGACGTGTGGCCGGCGCACGCCGACGGCGGCGCGCCCACCGCCCGCCTCGTGGCCACCGACGCCGAGGTGGCCGCCGGCGCCGACCGGCTGCCGACCTACCGGGACAACGACGCCGTCGGCGGGCCGCTCACCCTGCTCACGCCGGCCACCAACCGCACCATCACCTCGATGTTCGCCGAGTACGACCCGCCCGATCCGGCGGTGCGCATCCACCCCGACGATGCCGCCGCCCGAGGGCTCGCCGCCGGCGACGCCGTCGTGGTCACGAACGGCCGCCACGAGGTCCACGTGCCGCTCGCCATCGGGAGCGACGTCCGCCCCGGCGTGGCGGTGATGCCCAAGGGCCTGTGGTGCACGGCGACCCCCGAGGGCTGGACGGCCAACGTCTTCGCGCCCGACTCGTTGTCCGACCTCGCCGGCGGCGCCCGCTTCAACGACGCTCGCGTCGAGGTGCGACGCGCCTGA